In Nicotiana tabacum cultivar K326 chromosome 21, ASM71507v2, whole genome shotgun sequence, one DNA window encodes the following:
- the LOC107789577 gene encoding late embryogenesis abundant protein At5g17165-like, producing MATTLQNRGLVSLRKRVLNQFSCANSANSSTLSACRCRRAVHISVYDRNPEEYISSVPDEIVGVRSDKYWTPHPQTGIFGPSTHHIICGDPGCLVDSVLEQKAFFRALEDLEKPTYS from the exons ATGGCCACCACTTTACAGAACCGTGGACTTGTGAGCTTGAGGAAGCGAGTTCTGAACCAATTCAGCTGCGCCAATTCTGCTAACTCATCTACCCTCTCTGCCTG TAGGTGCAGGAGGGCGGTACACATATCAGTGTATGACAGGAATCCAGAGGAATATATTTCATCGGTACCTGATGAAATAGTCGGGGTGAGATCAGACAAGTACTGGACTCCTCATCCTCAAACTGGGATATTTGGGCCATCCACACATCATATTATCTGCGGTGACCCTGGTTGCCTTGTCGACTCTGTCTTGGAACAGAAGGCCTTCTTTCGCGCTCTCGAGGATCTGGAGAAGCCAACCTACTCTTAA